In Misgurnus anguillicaudatus chromosome 5, ASM2758022v2, whole genome shotgun sequence, a genomic segment contains:
- the rnf180a gene encoding uncharacterized protein rnf180a, with protein sequence MDSHGVLECTADALCLEVRPLQRVSGVRQAHRKALSLDYTDAHREARGEESPRRYYDQFSPEHTLRSSHQTSSSPCHRTSSSAQSSRDRTSMFSRMVGLEPVESNIIRDSQISPEDQEAGGSFNCRAPLMSVSSSEEEHEVGEQTGRATAVLSVASSLLTPTPTRERRLSKREKKRLKSLRRRQKRRERCRQSQLQENLQSSTGNPSSSSEDEVLPGPDREGYICAVCLDVYFSPYMCHPCSHIFCEPCLRTLAKNCPTNTPCPLCRTTITHVFFQKDLNHTARTFFPKEYLSRKQTFQKASCAKWPLPSCRKMFRMFGGFQRQPSPTGRRQFPRGGYRLDAFNFEDDSHGWRFDMDMRCMKAVCSVQYKTFHTNTEDRQVGLHILDYQ encoded by the exons ATGGATTCACATGGAGTACTCGAGTGTACAGCCGACGCCTTGTGTCTGGAGGTCAGGCCTTTGCAGAGGGTCAGCGGTGTCAGACAAGCCCACAGGAAGGCCCTTAGCCTGGATTATACAGATGCCCATCGAGAGGCTAGAGGCGAAGAATCCCCAAGGAGATATTATGATCAGTTTTCTCCAGAGCATACGCTACGATCCAGCCACCAGACGTCCTCCTCCCCGTGCCATAGGACGAGTTCCTCTGCTCAGTCTTCTCGTGACAGGACCAGTATGTTCTCTAGGATGGTTGGGCTAGAACCTGTTGAGTCGAATATTATTAGAGACTCACAGATCTCCCCCGAGGATCAGGAAGCAGGCGGCTCTTTCAACTGCAGAGCTCCTCTGATGTCTGTCAGCAGCTCGGAGGAGGAACATGAGGTTGGAGAACAGACTGGCAGAGCTACAGCAGTGCTCAGCGTGGCTTCATCTCTGCTTACACCCACTCCCACCAGAGAGCGCAGGCTTagtaaaagagaaaaaaaacgaCTAAAGAGCCTGAGGAGAAGACAGAAGAGGAGAGAACGATGCAGACAGAGCCAGCTGCAAGAGAATTTGCAG AGCTCTACAGGGAACCCATCTAGCAGCAGTGAGGATGAAGTGTTACCAGGGCCGGATCGTGAAGGCTACATCTGTGCTGTATGTCTGGATGTCTACTTCAGTCCATACATGTGCCACCCCTGCAGCCACATCTTCTGTGAACCTTGTCTGCGGACGCTGGCCAAAAACTGCCCCACTAACACACCCTGTCCTTTGTGCAGAACCACCATTACACATGTTTTCTTCCAGAAAG ATCTAAACCATACAGCACGTACATTCTTCCCAAAGGAATACCTGTCTCGAAAGCAGACCTTCCAGAAAGCAAGCTGTGCGAAATGGCCCCTTCCGAGCTGCCGTAAAATGTTTCGAATGTTTGGAG GCTTTCAAAGACAGCCAAGTCCAACTGGCAGGCGACAGTTCCCTCGCGGCGGATACAGGCTCGATGCCTTTAACTTTGAGGATGATTCGCATGGCTGGCGATTTGACATGGACATG AGGTGCATGAAAGCTGTCTGCAGTGTACAGTATAAGACCTTTCATACCAATACAGAAGACAGGCAAGTAGGCCTACATATATTGGACTATCAGTGA
- the htr1aa gene encoding 5-hydroxytryptamine (serotonin) receptor 1A a: MESFNNTTDTQESNGNTTIVSEVTLSYQIVASLFLAALILFAILGNACVIAAITLERSLQNVANYLIGSLAVTDLMVSVLVLPMAALYQVLNKWTLGQEMCDLFISLDVLCCTSSILHLCAIALDRYWAITDPIDYVNKRTPKRAAILISLTWLIGFSISIPPMLGWRKPEDRADPDACTISQDHGYTIYSTFGAFYIPLILMLVLYGRIFKAARFRIRKTVKKPEKAKIADRCLSVSPSLFAKRANGEVNKNWRRSVEPQPSLCVNGALKHVEDGESFEITEVQSISRNHLALPNNPQPCFENRHERNTDAKRKVALSRERKTVKTLGIIMGTFIFCWLPFFIVALVLPFCDDCFMPDWLRSVINWLGYSNSLLNPVIYAYFNKDFQNAFKKILKCKCIRQ; this comes from the coding sequence ATGGAGAGTTTCAACAACACCACAGACACTCAAGAATCGAACGGGAACACGACGATAGTAAGTGAAGTTACTCTGAGTTACCAAATAGTCGCATCGCTTTTTCTGGCTGCGTTAATTCTGTTTGCCATACTGGGAAACGCGTGCGTAATTGCTGCAATCACCTTGGAGAGATCGCTTCAGAATGTGGCTAACTATCTCATCGGCTCCTTGGCCGTCACGGACCTCATGGTGTCGGTGCTGGTGCTACCCATGGCGGCCCTGTATCAGGTTTTGAACAAATGGACATTGGGACAGGAGATGTGCGATCTGTTTATCTCTCTAGACGTGTTGTGTTGCACATCTTCCATTCTGCACCTGTGCGCAATCGCTTTGGACAGGTACTGGGCCATCACTGATCCCATAGACTATGTAAATAAAAGGACCCCCAAAAGGGCAGCTATCCTGATCAGCCTCACCTGGCTCATAGGATTTTCCATCTCCATTCCGCCCATGTTGGGTTGGAGGAAACCCGAGGACCGGGCAGATCCAGACGCGTGCACTATCAGCCAAGACCACGGGTACACCATCTACTCAACTTTTGGAGCTTTTTACATCCCCCTCATTCTCATGTTGGTACTCTACGGAAGGATATTCAAAGCGGCGAGGTTTCGAATAAGGAAAACGGTGAAGAAACCCGAGAAAGCAAAAATAGCAGACAGATGCCTTAGCGTTTCTCCGTCGTTGTTTGCGAAGAGGGCGAACGGCGAGGTGAACAAAAACTGGAGGCGCAGCGTGGAGCCGCAGCCCAGCCTGTGCGTAAACGGAGCGCTGAAACACGTCGAGGACGGAGAATCGTTTGAGATTACAGAAGTCCAAAGCATCTCCAGAAACCACCTTGCCCTGCCAAACAACCCGCAGCCATGCTTCGAGAACAGACATGAAAGAAACACGGACGCGAAGCGTAAAGTTGCTCTCTCCAGagagcgcaaaactgtaaagaCTTTGGGAATCATTATGGGCACCTTTATTTTCTGCTGGCTGCCCTTTTTCATAGTGGCGCTTGTTTTGCCTTTCTGTGACGACTGCTTTATGCCGGATTGGCTGAGGTCAGTCATCAATTGGCTCGGATACTCCAACTCACTGTTGAATCCTGTCATATACGCGTACTTTAATAAAGACTTTCAAAATGCGTTTAAGAAAATCTTGAAATGCAAATGTATCAGACAATGA
- the rgs7bpa gene encoding regulator of G-protein signaling 7-binding protein A isoform X2, producing MQYLSASHSFKVVQEFNTLVALYRELVISIGEISADCPSLRAEMHKTRTKGCEMARTAHQNLSAISGPEDGEIHPEICRLFIQLQCCLEMYLTEMLKSVCLLGSLQLHRKGKHLGATKVDSKKEDSSDVPILEDTSSTPPDCSQTYILVVTDIENIERDMTEMKNLLSKLRETMPLPLKNQDDSSLLNLTPYPLVRQRKRRFFGLCCLVSS from the exons ATGCAGTATTTATCTGCTTCACACAGTTTCAAG GTTGTCCAGGAGTTCAATACACTTGTGGCCCTCTATAGGGAGCTGGTTATCTCTATAGGAGAGATTTCTGCGGATTGTCCCTCTCTTCGTGCCGAGATGCACAAAACACGCACAAAGGGCTGCGAGATGGCGCGGACTGCACATCAAAACCTTTCTGCAATATCTGG CCCAGAAGATGGAGAAATACATCCAGAGATCTGCCGTCTCTTCATCCAATTGCAGTGCTGTCTAGAGATGTACTTGACGGAGATGCTTAAATCTGTGTGTTTGCTGGGATCCCTGCAGCTTCACAGGAAAG GGAAACATTTAGGAGCAACAAAAGTGGACAGTAAGAAGGAGGACAGCTCTGATGTTCCCATACTAGAAGACACGTCATCCACTCCACCAGACTGTTCACAGACATACATACTGGTGGTCACAGACATCGAGAACATCGAGAG GgacatgacggaaatgaaaaaTTTGCTAAGCAAACTCAGGGAGACAATGCCTTTACCACTGAAGAACCAAG ATGACAGCAGTTTGTTGAATCTAACGCCATACCCATTGGTCAGACAGAGAAAGAGGCGTTTCTTTGGCCTCTGCTGTCTGGTGTCCAGTTAA
- the rgs7bpa gene encoding regulator of G-protein signaling 7-binding protein A isoform X1, translating to MSSAPNGRKNRPRTAGTIFQIGGKPASRAPPERRESSEAVADCRMVVQEFNTLVALYRELVISIGEISADCPSLRAEMHKTRTKGCEMARTAHQNLSAISGPEDGEIHPEICRLFIQLQCCLEMYLTEMLKSVCLLGSLQLHRKGKHLGATKVDSKKEDSSDVPILEDTSSTPPDCSQTYILVVTDIENIERDMTEMKNLLSKLRETMPLPLKNQDDSSLLNLTPYPLVRQRKRRFFGLCCLVSS from the exons ATGAGTTCTGCACCGAATGGGCGCAAAAACCGCCCCAGGACTGCCGGGACAATTTTTCAGATCGGCGGTAAGCCCGCGTCCCGAGCGCCGCCTGAGCGCAGGGAAAGCAGCGAAGCCGTAGCGGACTGCAGAATG GTTGTCCAGGAGTTCAATACACTTGTGGCCCTCTATAGGGAGCTGGTTATCTCTATAGGAGAGATTTCTGCGGATTGTCCCTCTCTTCGTGCCGAGATGCACAAAACACGCACAAAGGGCTGCGAGATGGCGCGGACTGCACATCAAAACCTTTCTGCAATATCTGG CCCAGAAGATGGAGAAATACATCCAGAGATCTGCCGTCTCTTCATCCAATTGCAGTGCTGTCTAGAGATGTACTTGACGGAGATGCTTAAATCTGTGTGTTTGCTGGGATCCCTGCAGCTTCACAGGAAAG GGAAACATTTAGGAGCAACAAAAGTGGACAGTAAGAAGGAGGACAGCTCTGATGTTCCCATACTAGAAGACACGTCATCCACTCCACCAGACTGTTCACAGACATACATACTGGTGGTCACAGACATCGAGAACATCGAGAG GgacatgacggaaatgaaaaaTTTGCTAAGCAAACTCAGGGAGACAATGCCTTTACCACTGAAGAACCAAG ATGACAGCAGTTTGTTGAATCTAACGCCATACCCATTGGTCAGACAGAGAAAGAGGCGTTTCTTTGGCCTCTGCTGTCTGGTGTCCAGTTAA
- the c7a gene encoding complement component C7: MKRVLLHGVFLLFLLSLIHAALVRNSRSVPEPVHCQWGPYGSWSACDGCSKTQTQLRSIAVYPQFNGRPCTGSPYHTQACFSSQVCPLLEGCGNRFRCQSGKCISPSLVCNGDQDCEEDGLDEQQSCDGTKMCSLQKPPPNVELTGQGFDAVSRQPRGTVINTKSFGGLCRRTFSGDHNEIYRIPQSVLRYTFEVTAKTDFSDESFQSSWHYLHHIERHSKTTGTDYGHEDYTFHDELLQTQSKRLVIVKSDVEVAQFQNQAPEYLPLSEEFWKALLSLPVAYNYAAYRNVLERFGTHYISEGMLGGQLKVYLAMSEDIIDKLKTEKRDFQHCVVTTHSILFFIRWSTTDCKEDSYERNSPFYNRIPKSVKSTDIIGGYPGHIAKLLMISENTVKENGRAFSQWTGSVKDYPKVIKQKLRPLHELVKEVPCAGVKKHHLKRAIETYLSEKHPCQCRECQNNGLRVILDDVCQCVCKPGTEGKACELGTPLDEQPGVIHGDWACWSSWSTCRDGQKSRTRSCSRPTPRGGKDCIGKAEETKACEDEKELDYLRTMEPHCFDESLLPRESCKTPPFLANGFVLYPKDEYPVGSKIEYTCTDGYHLIGDPIAECQENLKWTNNSKECQRTVCDPPQLSPDVTGQPWKLNYIIGEAVTLSCPEGKEKEGPAEIQCNAGLAWSPQPKNTRCIVVSIKPTPVAMQCQPWENLAKDKCVCKIPHECKSSLDVCATNVKRRQTQTLSVCKIQAMLCLGHQYTLAEDSACQWPKRSSADCPHCTPWEICNEQTNTCRCKAIEECSSLDAWIHVCAQLEGASAPVTMTECEAGVRKCRGEIIHIVSLQPCQS, translated from the exons ATGAAG CGTGTACTCCTGCATGGAGTATTTCTTCTCTTCCTGTTGTCTCTTATACA CGCTGCATTAGTGAGGAACTCTCGTTCGGTGCCTGAACCTGTGCACTGCCAATGGGGACCCTATGGAAGTTGGTCAGCCTGTGACGGTTGCTCCAAAACACAG ACGCAGCTTCGATCCATTGCAGTTTACCCTCAGTTTAATGGTCGCCCTTGTACTGGAAGCCCATACCACACACAAGCATGCTTTTCTAGTCAGGTCTGCCCCCTATTAGAGGGCTGTGGAAATAGATTTCGCTGCCAGTctggaaaat GTATCAGTCCGTCTCTAGTATGTAATGGAGATCAGGACTGTGAAGAAGATGGTTTGGATGAACAACAGAGTTGTGATGGTACAAAAATGTGTAGCCTGCAAAAGCCTCCACCAAATGTAGAGCTCACAGGTCAAGG GTTCGATGCGGTGAGCAGACAGCCAAGAGGAACAGTGATCAACACTAAAAGTTTTGGTGGTCTGTGTAGAAGGACCTTCAGTGGAGACCACAATGAAATATACAGAATTCCTCAAAGTGTGCTTAGATACACCTTCGAG GTGACAGCAAAAACTGATTTTTCAGATGAATCTTTTCAAAGCTCTTGGCATTACCTTCATCACATCGAAAGACATAGTAAAACAACAGGCACAGATTATGGTCATGAGGATTACACCTTCCACGATGAACTGCTACAAACACAG TCCAAACGTCTGGTCATTGTTAAGAGTGATGTGGAAGTGGCCCAGTTTCAGAATCAAGCTCCAGAATATCTTCCTCTTTCAGAAGAGTTCTGGAAGGCTTTGCTCTCCCTGCCGGTTGCATACAATTATGCCGCCTACCGCAATGTGCTGGAGAGATTTGGGACGCACTACATTTCAGAGGGCATGCTTGGGGGGCAGTTAAAAGTTTACCTGGCAATGAGTGAAGATATCATTGATAAACTAA AAACGGAGAAGAGAGACTTTCAACATTGTGTTGTAACAACACAttcaattttgttttttatccgGTGGAGCACAACAGATTGTAAGGAAGATTCTTATGAGAGGAACTCTCCTTTTT ACAACAGGATACCAAAAAGTGTGAAAAGCACAGATATCATTGGTGGATATCCTGGACATATTGCAAAACTGTTAATGATAAGTGAAAACACAGTAAAAGAGAATGGCAGGGCGTTTTCTCAGTGGACTGGCTCAGTGAAAGATTACCCAAAAGTCATCAAACAGAAG CTCAGACCTCTGCATGAGCTGGTGAAAGAGGTGCCGTGTGCGGGAGTGAAAAAGCATCACTTGAAACGTGCCATTGAGACATACCTCAGCGAAAAGCACCCATGTCAATGCAGAGAGTGCCAGAACAATGGACTGCGGGTGATTCTAGATGATGTCTGTcagtgtgtgtgcaaacctggtacTGAAGGCAAAGCGTGTGAACTTGGGACACCATTAGATGAACAGCCAg GTGTGATCCATGGAGACTGGGCTTGTTGGTCATCATGGAGCACCTGCAGAGATGGTCAGAAAAGCAGGACCCGGTCCTGCAGTCGACCCACCCCACGAGGGGGTAAGGACTGTATTGGCAAAGCTGAAGAGACTAAAGCCTGTGAGGATGAGAAGGAACTGGATTACCTACG CACAATGGAGCCTCACTGCTTTGATGAGTCATTGTTACCCAGGGAAAGTTGTAAAACGCCACCCTTCCTTGCCAATGGGTTTGTTCTG TACCCCAAAGATGAATATCCAGTGGGCAGTAAGATTGAATACACTTGCACTGATGGCTACCATTTGATTGGAGACCCAATCGCAGAATGTCAAGAAAATCTAAAATGGACAAACAATTCAAAAGAGTGCCAGCG AACAGTATGTGATCCACCTCAGCTTTCTCCAGATGTCACCGGACAACCATGGAAGCTTAACTACATAATTGGTGAGGCTGTCACGTTGTCATGCCCAGAAGGAAAAGAAAAGGAGGGTCCTGCTGAAATTCAGTGCAATGCTGGACTTGCCTGGTCGCCTCAACCGAAAAACACCAGATGTATCGTAG TGTCTATAAAGCCAACCCCAGTGGCAATGCAATGCCAGCCATGGGAGAACCTAGCAAAGGACAAATGTGTCTGCAAAATACCCCACGAGTGCAAGT CTTCTTTGGACGTATGTGCCACAAATGTGAAACGCAGGCAGACACAGACACTAAGTGTGTGTAAGATACAAGCTATGCTCTGTCTGGGACACCAGTACACTCTTGCTGAAGACAGCGCCTGCCAGTGGCCAAAACGGTCATCTGCTGACTGCCCACATTGCACACCATGGGAGATTTGTAATG AGCAAACAAACACTTGTCGCTGTAAGGCGATCGAGGAATGCTCATCCTTGGATGCCTGGATCCATGTATGTGCGCAGCTGGAGGGAGCGTCTGCACCCGTGACCATGACAGAATGTGAGGCGGGCGTGAGGAAGTGCAGAGGAGAAATTATACACATTGTCAGTCTTCAACCCTGTCAGTCATGA